Proteins encoded together in one Drosophila albomicans strain 15112-1751.03 chromosome 2R, ASM965048v2, whole genome shotgun sequence window:
- the LOC117574935 gene encoding LOW QUALITY PROTEIN: uncharacterized protein LOC117574935 (The sequence of the model RefSeq protein was modified relative to this genomic sequence to represent the inferred CDS: deleted 1 base in 1 codon), which produces MRGFIVLSLLAAVANADVGGYNYGAGIGSTSSGGSLTSGSLSGGSLSSNQLSGGSVSGGLLLGDSSTGSSVDYANNNQQQQPEYANAEFNKEFFTYSAPEADFEDNRSVGDLAASLKRNLRVLFIRAPENKGLENAALSLAKQAAEQQTAIYVLTKQGDLSSLANKLQNLNHVSAKRPEVHFVKYRTPEDAINAQRTIQQEYDRLGGSSISHNGGVAPVLDFASKQLVQQQQPLLIDERRSGGISVDSIGNGNGGSVVSELEAPAAYVAPAATSPGATYLPVNKAK; this is translated from the exons ATGCGCGGATTTATT GTTCTCTCACTGCTGGCAGCAGTCGCCAATGCAGATGTGGGTGGCTACAACTACGGTGCAGGCATTGGCAGCACTTCTTCTGGCGGCTCGTTGACAAGTGGCTCTCTATCTGGAGGCTCGCTGTCTTCCAATCAGCTATCTGGTGGCTCTGTCTCGGGTGGCTTACTGCTGGGCGACAGCTCAACTGGCTCATCGGTGGACTacgccaacaacaatcaacagcagcagcccgAGTATGCCAACGCAGAGTTCAATAAAGAGTTCTTTACTTATTCAGCGCCCGAGGCTGACTTTGAGGACAACAGAAGTGTCGGCGATTTGGCTGCCTCGCTAAAGCGCAATCTGCGTGTGCTC TTCATTCGTGCGCCCGAGAACAAGGGTCTGGAGAATGCCGCATTGTCGCTGGCCAAACAGGCGGCCGAACAACAGACAGCCATCTATGTGCTGACCAAGCAGGGAGATCTCTCCAGTCTGGCCAACAAGCTGCAGAATCTGAACCACGTCAGCGCCAAACGTCCTGAGGTGCACTTTGTCAAATATCGCACCCCCGAAGATGCCATCAATGCGCAGCGCACCATCCAGCAGGAATATGACCGCTTGGGCGGCTCTTCCATCTCACACAATGGCGGCGTTGCCCCCGTGCTTGACTTTGCTTCGAAGCAATtggtgcaacagcagcagccgctgcttATCGACGAGCGCCGATCGGGTGGCATTAGTGTGGACTCaattggcaatggcaatggagGCTCAGTTGTTTCGGAGCTGGAGGCGCCTGCTGCCTACGTTGCGCCAGCGGCAACGTCGCCTGGTGCCACTTACTTGCCAGTGAACAAGGCCAAGTAG